From the Rhodoferax sp. WC2427 genome, one window contains:
- a CDS encoding Abi-alpha family protein, translated as MSFGEVVAVGEAVVPLAGKTAEVVSKVHALWATFFPAAAGKNRDNAEFEIWTNRLSLLQQANEKSRLLGSEFVSHVVPLSFAKPFVDAASLQDEPSLQDKWANLLVNSANASSAVQPRVAFVTVLNELNDFDAMILDKLYAVMTHDRDARYGAVTTELPEKATAWHNHAGPDHPPSEVAVSLSNLARLGLILVDKDGGRELLASVGPTKFGRAFVAAVNAPERTVDLGSNSSS; from the coding sequence ATGAGTTTTGGTGAAGTAGTTGCTGTCGGAGAGGCAGTGGTCCCGTTAGCAGGGAAGACAGCGGAGGTTGTGAGTAAGGTGCACGCGCTCTGGGCGACATTTTTTCCTGCGGCTGCTGGCAAAAACAGAGACAACGCCGAGTTCGAAATTTGGACAAATCGCCTTAGCCTGCTACAGCAGGCGAATGAAAAATCTAGGCTTCTTGGCTCAGAGTTTGTCAGTCACGTTGTGCCGCTCAGCTTTGCAAAGCCTTTTGTAGATGCAGCGTCCCTTCAGGACGAACCATCATTGCAAGACAAATGGGCAAACTTGCTTGTCAACTCGGCTAACGCGAGTAGTGCTGTGCAGCCGCGCGTAGCGTTTGTAACTGTGTTGAACGAACTCAACGACTTCGATGCCATGATCTTAGACAAGCTCTATGCGGTGATGACACATGATCGGGATGCTAGGTACGGTGCGGTCACAACTGAGCTTCCAGAAAAGGCTACAGCCTGGCATAACCATGCTGGTCCCGATCATCCACCATCGGAGGTTGCTGTTTCGCTTAGCAACCTTGCTCGGTTGGGCCTGATTTTGGTTGACAAGGACGGAGGAAGGGAACTGCTTGCCAGTGTCGGCCCGACAAAGTTCGGTCGGGCATTCGTGGCGGCAGTAAATGCTCCTGAGAGAACAGTAGACCTTGGATCCAACTCTTCGAGTTGA
- a CDS encoding DUF4124 domain-containing protein, translating to MKAQLGGRTLRRSVLMMLLALVPPFFSGLAWADIFKCTDASGKLSFSDRPCEGSKRESVDLRYRGTAAPLSATSAASTLTQASTPSTPSPISSGPPTSQLTPVKPPETPLAERLAALCVDVYRAHLAYPQGVRIVSQILEKSLSEYLITVQVKTISNPATPARIDPIVIDEKFICVTDGGSGLNARSTDMYVKRHKDGQRL from the coding sequence ATGAAAGCTCAGCTTGGTGGCAGAACCTTGCGGCGGTCAGTTTTGATGATGTTGCTTGCTCTTGTCCCGCCTTTCTTTAGCGGCCTGGCATGGGCCGATATCTTCAAGTGCACAGATGCTTCTGGAAAACTGTCGTTCTCAGATAGGCCCTGCGAGGGCTCTAAGCGCGAGAGTGTGGACCTCCGATACCGAGGAACGGCAGCGCCGCTTTCCGCAACATCGGCAGCTTCTACGCTGACGCAGGCATCGACGCCATCAACTCCAAGCCCGATTTCATCGGGACCGCCAACGTCTCAACTCACTCCCGTTAAGCCGCCCGAAACTCCACTGGCAGAACGCCTTGCTGCATTGTGCGTTGATGTGTACCGAGCTCACCTAGCTTATCCGCAGGGCGTCCGAATTGTCAGCCAAATTTTAGAGAAAAGCTTGTCGGAGTATCTGATAACGGTGCAGGTTAAAACCATCAGCAATCCAGCTACGCCAGCCCGCATTGATCCAATCGTTATTGATGAAAAATTTATCTGCGTTACCGATGGGGGTTCTGGGCTCAATGCCCGGAGTACGGACATGTACGTCAAGCGCCACAAGGACGGACAACGCTTGTAG
- a CDS encoding site-specific integrase, which produces MQKSLKLSLRNSGATLSEIDPWCLSPQSIAEPLSADVNCIQRFITAAISPNTRRAYQQDLQDFLNWGGTIPCTAEILAAYVAGRASSLATATITRRVVGIGRAHTTQGFSDPSKADLVRTVLRGVRRVNGTAQRQVAPLIKQDVMDILPSLKNLRGSRDRALILLGYASALRRSELVALQVIDLENVREGLVIHLRRSKTDQEGQGRKIAIPWGRTSACPVKAVHTWLASAAIEIGPIFRAVGKSNKVSDAALSPQSIALILKGHAQKIGLDSTQISGHSLRSGLVTSAVQAGVSVHKIQQQTGHRSLDMLARYVRDANLFEGNASGALL; this is translated from the coding sequence ATGCAAAAATCACTTAAGTTGTCCCTCCGAAATTCGGGAGCAACCCTGAGTGAAATAGACCCCTGGTGCCTTTCTCCGCAATCAATTGCGGAACCCCTTTCTGCAGATGTGAACTGCATCCAACGGTTCATCACAGCCGCCATCAGCCCGAACACCCGACGCGCTTACCAGCAAGACCTACAGGACTTTCTGAACTGGGGCGGCACCATCCCCTGCACCGCAGAAATCCTCGCTGCCTACGTCGCAGGTCGGGCCAGTAGCCTTGCCACCGCGACCATCACACGCCGGGTCGTTGGTATCGGTCGGGCTCACACCACACAGGGCTTCAGTGACCCCAGCAAGGCGGACCTAGTGCGTACTGTCCTGCGGGGTGTACGGCGTGTCAACGGCACAGCTCAGCGACAGGTGGCACCGTTAATCAAGCAGGACGTAATGGACATCTTGCCGAGTCTGAAAAACCTACGTGGCTCCAGAGACCGAGCCTTAATCCTGCTGGGCTATGCCTCTGCCCTACGACGTTCGGAATTGGTCGCACTCCAAGTGATCGACTTAGAAAACGTCCGGGAAGGCCTTGTGATCCATCTACGCCGCAGCAAGACAGACCAAGAGGGCCAGGGCAGAAAAATTGCCATCCCATGGGGCCGAACCAGTGCCTGCCCTGTAAAGGCCGTGCATACCTGGCTGGCATCTGCTGCCATCGAAATCGGCCCCATATTCCGCGCTGTCGGTAAGTCCAACAAGGTCAGTGATGCTGCACTGTCTCCGCAATCAATTGCGCTGATTCTCAAGGGTCATGCCCAGAAGATCGGCCTGGATTCGACCCAGATTTCCGGACACAGTCTTCGTTCAGGCTTGGTAACCAGCGCCGTACAGGCGGGGGTCAGCGTGCACAAGATCCAGCAGCAAACGGGGCACCGTTCGCTAGACATGCTCGCCCGCTACGTTCGCGATGCAAACCTATTTGAAGGCAACGCTTCGGGAGCACTGCTATGA
- the radC gene encoding DNA repair protein RadC yields the protein MAESDFSVAGLVREAPAHYLCHPWQSSDTELLQVLIGDAEVTRLYRGSLGRFFDDPGDADAPQLCGIARELVRRWLAEKLKTGAVFQDPGAVSEFLKLHFAGRTYESFVVLFLDAHLRLISAEEMFRGTLTQTSVYPREVVVAALSKNAATVILSHNHPSGSVEPSVADEALTHTLQQALALVDIRVLDHIIVAGADTLSFAQRGLL from the coding sequence ATGGCTGAAAGTGATTTTAGCGTTGCTGGGTTAGTGCGGGAGGCCCCCGCGCATTACCTTTGCCACCCCTGGCAGTCCAGCGATACCGAGCTGCTGCAGGTACTGATCGGCGATGCCGAGGTGACCCGTCTGTACAGAGGCTCGCTGGGGCGGTTCTTTGATGATCCTGGTGATGCTGACGCGCCGCAACTATGTGGCATTGCACGGGAACTGGTTCGGCGTTGGCTGGCTGAGAAATTGAAGACCGGTGCGGTGTTCCAAGACCCTGGGGCTGTGAGCGAGTTTCTGAAGCTCCACTTTGCAGGTCGCACCTATGAAAGCTTTGTTGTGCTGTTCCTTGATGCGCACCTCCGCCTTATCTCCGCAGAGGAGATGTTCCGAGGTACGTTGACCCAGACATCGGTCTATCCCCGCGAGGTGGTGGTCGCCGCACTCTCGAAAAATGCAGCAACGGTAATTTTGTCGCACAACCACCCGAGCGGTAGTGTCGAGCCATCAGTAGCCGATGAGGCATTGACCCATACCCTTCAACAGGCATTGGCCCTGGTAGATATCCGTGTGCTGGACCACATCATCGTCGCAGGTGCCGATACCCTCAGTTTTGCCCAGCGGGGGTTGCTATGA
- a CDS encoding helix-turn-helix domain-containing protein: protein MGPVVSPPGISWTSWVAFQEFRIYAEDIFTHPRDSCPFLLGIDLDADEAFGKTVRSLRKRKLWSQEQLAFEAGVDRNYLSLIELGRNSPSIKIIFRLGIALDTNPSELFQLVEACMARDIKPPAS, encoded by the coding sequence ATGGGGCCTGTTGTGTCCCCACCCGGCATTTCATGGACTTCATGGGTTGCTTTTCAAGAATTCCGTATATATGCGGAAGACATTTTCACCCATCCCCGCGACTCTTGCCCATTTTTGTTGGGCATTGATTTGGACGCAGATGAGGCCTTTGGAAAGACAGTACGCAGCTTGCGCAAACGCAAACTTTGGTCCCAGGAACAGTTGGCTTTTGAGGCGGGTGTGGACCGAAATTACCTTTCCCTGATCGAGCTAGGCCGCAACTCGCCAAGCATCAAGATCATCTTCCGCCTGGGAATTGCTTTAGACACCAACCCATCTGAGCTGTTTCAACTGGTAGAAGCCTGCATGGCTCGTGATATCAAACCTCCGGCTTCATGA
- a CDS encoding ThiF family adenylyltransferase, whose amino-acid sequence MHNLSEAADAGQEAAEAVDVARRFGGLERLYGVAGAARIRAAHVAVVGIGGVGSWTVEALARSGVGRLTLIDLDHVSESNINRQIHALDSTVGQAKVLAMRDRIAHINPACVVHCVDDFVEPDNWPQLLPPGVDAVVDACDQVKAKTAMAAWARQTRTCFIAVGAAGGKRHAHKVDIEDLSLTTHDPLLAQLRYRLRKEHAAPREGKKIGVACVFSREAVMPPDASCAIEGDGSLNCHGYGSVVSVTATFGQCAAGWILDQLASSIEKSVKTTL is encoded by the coding sequence TTGCATAATTTATCGGAAGCGGCGGATGCTGGGCAAGAGGCCGCAGAAGCTGTCGATGTCGCACGCCGCTTCGGCGGTCTGGAGCGCCTGTACGGCGTGGCGGGCGCCGCACGCATCCGCGCCGCCCATGTGGCCGTGGTCGGCATCGGCGGGGTGGGTTCCTGGACAGTGGAGGCCCTGGCCCGCAGCGGGGTGGGGCGGCTGACGCTGATCGACCTTGACCATGTGTCCGAATCCAATATCAATCGGCAGATCCACGCGTTGGACTCCACCGTAGGCCAAGCCAAGGTGCTCGCCATGCGCGACCGCATTGCCCACATCAACCCTGCATGTGTGGTGCATTGCGTCGACGATTTTGTCGAGCCCGACAACTGGCCGCAGCTGCTGCCGCCAGGTGTGGATGCCGTGGTCGATGCCTGCGACCAGGTGAAAGCCAAGACCGCCATGGCCGCCTGGGCCCGGCAGACGCGCACCTGCTTCATTGCCGTGGGGGCCGCCGGGGGCAAACGCCATGCGCACAAGGTCGATATCGAAGACCTGTCGCTCACCACCCACGACCCACTGCTGGCCCAGTTGCGCTACCGCCTGCGCAAGGAACACGCGGCCCCCCGCGAGGGTAAAAAAATCGGCGTCGCCTGCGTCTTCAGCCGCGAAGCGGTGATGCCTCCGGACGCCTCCTGCGCCATCGAGGGCGACGGTAGCCTGAACTGCCACGGCTATGGCTCGGTCGTCAGCGTGACGGCCACCTTCGGGCAATGCGCTGCCGGCTGGATTTTGGACCAATTGGCAAGCAGTATTGAAAAGAGTGTCAAAACCACGCTATAA
- the ybgF gene encoding tol-pal system protein YbgF: MLLASGAQAGVFDDDEARKAILDLRQRVDSSRLAAETANQKLAEELRRSTDDNGQLRRSLLDLQSQIDNLRADLAKQRGQDEQLARDLAEVQRRLKDQAQGVDERLRKFEPSKVTVDGREFTADPTEVRDFDAALAIFRTGDFAAAQTSFTGFVKHYPKSGYGPSALFWLGNAQYANKDYKGAVANFRAMLAATPDHARAPEAALSIANCQLELKDSRAARKTLEDLVKAYPQSEAASAAKERLAKLK, from the coding sequence ATGCTGCTGGCATCCGGCGCCCAGGCCGGGGTGTTCGACGACGACGAAGCCCGCAAAGCCATTTTGGACCTGCGCCAGCGGGTCGACAGCAGCCGCCTGGCAGCTGAAACTGCCAACCAGAAACTGGCCGAGGAACTGCGCCGATCGACCGACGATAACGGCCAACTCCGCCGCAGCCTGCTCGATCTGCAAAGCCAGATCGACAACCTGCGCGCCGACCTGGCCAAACAACGTGGCCAAGACGAGCAGTTGGCGCGCGACCTGGCCGAGGTGCAGCGCCGCCTGAAAGACCAGGCCCAAGGGGTGGACGAGCGCTTGCGCAAATTTGAACCCTCCAAGGTCACGGTAGACGGGCGCGAGTTCACCGCCGACCCGACCGAGGTGCGCGACTTCGACGCCGCGCTGGCCATCTTTCGCACCGGGGATTTTGCGGCTGCGCAAACCAGCTTCACGGGTTTCGTCAAGCACTACCCCAAGAGCGGCTACGGCCCGTCGGCCCTGTTCTGGTTGGGCAATGCCCAATACGCCAACAAGGACTACAAAGGCGCAGTAGCCAATTTCCGCGCCATGCTGGCGGCTACCCCCGACCATGCCCGCGCCCCCGAGGCTGCGCTGTCCATCGCCAATTGCCAGCTGGAGCTCAAAGACAGCCGGGCCGCCCGCAAGACGCTGGAAGACCTGGTCAAGGCCTATCCCCAGTCGGAGGCTGCATCGGCCGCCAAAGAGCGCTTGGCCAAGCTCAAATAG
- the pal gene encoding peptidoglycan-associated lipoprotein Pal has product MKNLMWALSLTAALAGCASGVKLDDVPVVDKSGAGVTQSGTMGADGGSTAGATKSGVTPVDLSASNSVATGPSSGRIVYFDYDSYAVKPDDQTVIDNNARFLKADKARHAVVEGHTDDRGGREYNLALGQKRAESVRRALGLLGVADSQLEAVSFGKEKPAVQGNDEAAMAKNRRAEISYR; this is encoded by the coding sequence ATGAAAAATTTAATGTGGGCACTTTCACTGACCGCCGCACTGGCGGGCTGTGCCTCTGGCGTGAAGCTGGACGACGTTCCCGTGGTCGACAAAAGCGGTGCCGGTGTCACCCAGTCGGGCACCATGGGCGCGGACGGCGGCAGCACCGCGGGCGCGACCAAGAGCGGTGTCACTCCCGTGGATCTGTCGGCATCCAACTCGGTGGCCACCGGCCCCAGCAGCGGTCGCATCGTGTATTTTGATTACGACAGCTACGCCGTCAAACCCGATGACCAAACCGTCATTGACAACAATGCCCGCTTTCTCAAGGCCGACAAAGCCCGCCACGCCGTGGTCGAAGGCCATACCGACGACCGCGGTGGCCGCGAATACAACCTGGCCTTGGGCCAAAAGCGCGCCGAATCTGTGCGCCGCGCCCTGGGCTTGCTCGGAGTAGCAGATAGCCAGCTGGAAGCGGTGAGCTTCGGCAAAGAAAAGCCGGCGGTACAAGGCAATGATGAAGCCGCCATGGCCAAGAACCGCCGCGCCGAGATCAGCTACCGATGA
- the tolB gene encoding Tol-Pal system beta propeller repeat protein TolB, translating to MGSASAFAQFRVEVSGIGLTQLPIAVASFRGDEQSPQKIGAIVQADLERSGQFRAVDASGVALDETSRPDVALWRQKAADSLVTGSVTRLADGRFDVRFRLWDVVRGQDLGGQSYTVPQGDLRLSAHRIADFIYEKLTGDRGIFSTRIAYVTKAGTRHTLWVADADGENSQTALASPESIISPAWSPNGMQLAYVSFEARKPVIYVHDVATGKRRLVANFKGSNSAPAWAPDGRTLAVTLSRDGGSQIYSIDANGGEPRRLTQSSGIDTEPKYSADGKSIYFVSDRGGAPQIYRMPSSGGNPERVTFTGSYNISPCISPDGRWLAYISRIGGAFKLQVMELSSASVTSITDTSADESPSFAPNSRLLVYATQQQGREALMTTTLDGKIKARLAGQAGDIREPDWGPFLKP from the coding sequence ATGGGCTCCGCTTCGGCCTTTGCCCAGTTTCGTGTGGAAGTCTCCGGCATTGGTTTGACCCAGTTGCCCATCGCCGTGGCCAGCTTTCGGGGCGACGAGCAGTCGCCGCAAAAGATAGGCGCCATCGTGCAGGCCGATCTGGAGCGCAGCGGGCAGTTTCGGGCCGTGGATGCCAGCGGCGTGGCGCTGGACGAAACCTCCCGGCCCGATGTGGCCCTGTGGCGGCAAAAGGCTGCCGATTCGTTGGTGACCGGCAGCGTCACCCGCCTGGCCGATGGCCGCTTCGACGTGCGCTTTCGCCTGTGGGATGTGGTGCGCGGACAAGATCTGGGTGGCCAGAGCTACACCGTGCCGCAGGGCGATTTGCGCCTGTCGGCCCACCGCATCGCCGACTTCATCTACGAGAAGCTGACCGGCGACCGGGGTATCTTTTCGACGCGTATCGCCTACGTGACCAAGGCAGGCACCCGCCACACCCTGTGGGTGGCGGATGCCGATGGCGAAAACAGCCAAACCGCGCTGGCCAGCCCGGAATCCATCATTTCCCCGGCCTGGTCGCCCAACGGCATGCAACTGGCCTACGTTTCGTTTGAAGCCCGCAAACCGGTCATTTATGTGCACGACGTGGCCACCGGCAAGCGCCGCCTGGTCGCCAACTTCAAGGGTTCCAACAGCGCGCCCGCCTGGGCCCCCGACGGCCGCACCCTGGCCGTCACCCTGAGTCGCGATGGTGGCTCTCAAATCTATAGCATAGATGCCAATGGTGGCGAGCCACGGCGGCTCACGCAATCCAGCGGTATCGACACCGAGCCGAAGTATTCCGCAGACGGCAAGAGCATTTACTTCGTTAGCGACCGGGGTGGTGCGCCGCAGATCTACCGCATGCCCAGCAGCGGCGGCAACCCGGAGCGCGTGACCTTTACCGGCAGCTACAACATCTCGCCCTGCATCAGCCCCGATGGCCGCTGGCTGGCCTATATTTCACGCATTGGCGGTGCCTTCAAGCTGCAGGTAATGGAGCTCAGCAGCGCCAGTGTGACCAGCATCACCGACACCAGCGCCGACGAAAGCCCCAGCTTTGCCCCGAATAGCCGATTACTGGTCTACGCCACCCAGCAGCAGGGCCGCGAAGCCCTGATGACCACCACCCTCGACGGCAAGATCAAGGCCCGTCTGGCGGGCCAGGCAGGCGACATCCGCGAACCGGACTGGGGTCCGTTTTTGAAACCCTGA
- a CDS encoding glycosyltransferase family 2 protein, giving the protein MSPISVYIIAYNEAEKVADAIRSVAWADEVVVADSHSTDDTVRIAESLGARVVQIPFQGFGRLRNDAVAACTHEWIFSLDSDERCTPEAAAEIRALVDKAGHSVYFVPRRNFFLGREIRHSGWYPNYRQPQLFRKSQMGYDTSPVHENFELRPGATVGYMQAAIWQYPFKDLAEVVAKMNRYSTLGATKRRQSGSSYGKALTHAIWAFWKHYLFKRGFLDGWPGLVIALSYFEVTFYRYAKAVELAHQAQWQQDWKNVLKR; this is encoded by the coding sequence GTGAGCCCCATTTCTGTCTACATCATTGCCTATAACGAGGCAGAGAAGGTGGCTGATGCCATCCGCAGCGTGGCGTGGGCCGATGAGGTCGTGGTGGCCGATTCGCACAGCACCGACGACACCGTCCGCATCGCCGAGTCCCTGGGTGCGCGCGTGGTGCAGATTCCGTTCCAGGGCTTTGGCCGCTTGCGCAACGACGCGGTGGCGGCCTGCACGCACGAATGGATCTTCAGCCTGGATTCGGACGAGCGTTGTACGCCAGAGGCGGCAGCTGAAATCCGGGCCCTGGTAGACAAGGCCGGGCACAGCGTCTACTTTGTGCCGCGGCGCAATTTCTTTCTGGGGCGCGAGATTCGCCATTCCGGCTGGTACCCCAACTACCGCCAGCCCCAATTGTTTCGCAAGTCGCAGATGGGCTACGACACCAGCCCGGTGCATGAAAACTTCGAGCTCAGGCCCGGTGCCACCGTGGGCTATATGCAAGCGGCCATCTGGCAGTATCCGTTCAAGGACCTGGCCGAGGTGGTGGCCAAGATGAACCGCTACTCCACGCTGGGTGCCACCAAGCGGCGGCAGTCTGGCTCCAGTTACGGCAAGGCCTTGACGCATGCCATCTGGGCTTTCTGGAAGCATTACCTGTTCAAGCGCGGTTTCCTGGACGGCTGGCCTGGCCTGGTGATCGCCCTGTCATATTTTGAAGTCACCTTTTACCGCTACGCCAAGGCGGTTGAATTGGCCCACCAGGCCCAATGGCAACAGGACTGGAAGAATGTTTTGAAACGATAG
- the msbA gene encoding lipid A export permease/ATP-binding protein MsbA: protein MKIERSQGLVKLLMQSIPRLSPFFFKGRRPAWMLVIMATIIGAATEPLVPAMLKPLLDNGFQKGALNPWMVPLALIAVFGLRGLSSFLGDVAMAKITQDGLDALRTSMFSRLLDAQSTLFTQRTASSLSNTIVYEVQTGAVILVTSVMGLAKDSMVLVALVAYLLYLNWQLTLILVVLFPAVAFVTRTLSRRLYQIAKSSQGATDGLAYVVEENVLAQRVVRLHAAQGAQGKRFQLLSEGLRRLNMKSATASAAVTPMTHMMSAIALSSVICVALLQGSSEVSAGEFASYITAMLMLIAPVKRLSDVASPVTRGLAAMERALDLIEKTPVEPSGNFVEERAQGHIEFQSVSVRYRDDETRSALNQVSLTVVPGEVVALVGPSGSGKTSLVNLLPRFVTASAGHVLLDGHDIADWQLKALRNQFAIVNQDVIMFNDTLAANVALGETPDRGRVEACLRAANLGGFLDEAPQGIDTMTGHNATELSGGQRQRLAIARALYKDAPILILDEATSALDTESERLVQEALQRLMTGRTTLIIAHRLSTIEHADRVAVLDQGEIIELGTHAELIARAGLYARLHALQFGTQAAMAV from the coding sequence ATGAAAATTGAGCGATCCCAAGGTCTGGTCAAGCTGTTGATGCAAAGCATCCCCCGGTTGTCGCCGTTCTTCTTCAAAGGCCGCCGTCCCGCCTGGATGCTGGTCATCATGGCCACCATCATCGGTGCAGCCACCGAGCCGTTGGTACCTGCCATGCTCAAGCCGCTGCTCGACAATGGCTTCCAGAAGGGTGCCCTGAACCCGTGGATGGTGCCACTGGCCCTGATCGCGGTTTTTGGTTTGCGGGGCCTGAGCAGTTTTCTGGGCGATGTCGCCATGGCCAAGATCACCCAGGACGGTCTGGATGCCCTGCGCACATCCATGTTCAGCCGCCTGCTGGATGCGCAGAGCACGCTGTTTACCCAAAGGACAGCCAGCTCACTGTCCAATACCATCGTCTATGAAGTCCAGACCGGCGCGGTGATCCTGGTCACCTCGGTCATGGGCCTGGCCAAGGACAGCATGGTGCTGGTGGCCCTGGTGGCCTACTTGCTGTACCTGAACTGGCAGCTGACGCTGATTCTGGTGGTGCTGTTTCCAGCGGTGGCCTTTGTCACCCGCACGCTGTCGCGTCGGCTCTACCAGATTGCCAAAAGCAGCCAGGGTGCGACCGACGGCCTGGCCTACGTGGTGGAAGAAAACGTGCTGGCGCAGCGGGTGGTGCGTCTGCATGCGGCCCAGGGCGCGCAGGGTAAACGGTTCCAGCTGCTGAGCGAAGGCTTGCGCCGACTGAACATGAAATCGGCTACCGCGTCGGCGGCGGTCACGCCCATGACCCACATGATGTCGGCGATTGCGCTGTCCAGCGTGATTTGCGTGGCCTTGCTGCAAGGCTCCAGCGAAGTCAGCGCGGGTGAATTTGCGTCCTACATCACCGCCATGCTGATGCTGATCGCGCCGGTCAAGCGGCTGTCGGACGTAGCCAGCCCCGTGACCCGCGGACTGGCGGCCATGGAGCGGGCCCTGGACCTGATCGAGAAAACCCCGGTGGAGCCCAGCGGCAACTTCGTGGAAGAGCGGGCGCAGGGCCATATTGAGTTCCAGTCGGTCAGCGTGCGCTACCGCGACGACGAAACCCGTTCCGCTTTGAACCAGGTATCGCTGACCGTGGTACCGGGCGAAGTGGTGGCCTTGGTAGGCCCGTCCGGCTCGGGAAAAACCTCGTTGGTCAATCTGCTGCCGCGATTCGTCACGGCCAGCGCCGGGCATGTTTTGCTGGATGGACACGACATTGCCGACTGGCAGCTCAAAGCCTTGCGCAACCAGTTTGCCATCGTCAACCAGGACGTGATCATGTTCAACGACACCCTGGCCGCCAATGTGGCGCTGGGGGAAACACCCGACCGGGGCCGGGTCGAAGCCTGCCTGCGGGCGGCCAACTTGGGTGGCTTTTTGGACGAAGCCCCACAGGGTATCGACACGATGACGGGGCACAACGCCACGGAACTCTCCGGTGGCCAGCGGCAACGCCTGGCCATCGCCCGGGCGCTATATAAAGACGCCCCGATTCTGATCCTGGACGAAGCCACATCGGCACTGGACACCGAATCGGAACGCCTGGTACAAGAGGCCCTACAACGCCTGATGACGGGCCGTACCACCCTGATCATTGCGCACCGCCTGTCCACCATCGAGCACGCCGACCGGGTCGCGGTGCTGGACCAGGGCGAGATCATCGAGCTCGGCACCCATGCCGAACTGATTGCCCGGGCGGGTCTGTATGCCCGCCTGCATGCGTTGCAGTTCGGCACCCAGGCCGCCATGGCGGTGTAG
- a CDS encoding glycosyltransferase family 9 protein, with protein sequence MKKILVVATRQIGDVLLTTPLIHAARQQWPDAEIDVIGLAGTLGMLQGNPDIHALITTQPSKGWRDTLAVLKTIWKRYDLALVTQPSDRAHLIGWAASRQHRSGIIPAHNSSNWWKKRILGHVVVSEGDAGTVHVVAEKLALLAPWCRPDLQAAQVLPPPAQALPPALDAVILPSAIVVHAPSMWPYKQWPVAHFRELLERLVAEGHQIVLTGSAGPADQACIEQLRGIAPSPQLVDTSGQLNFNQLVSLFRRASLYIGPDTSVTHLAAASGIRVLALFGPTNPVRWGPWPSAPRITQSYVGRAERQTVHSITLLQSTLPCVPCSKAGCEDHTLSRSDCLLGMPAERVLRAVRTASLETRS encoded by the coding sequence ATGAAAAAGATACTGGTGGTAGCGACCCGGCAGATTGGCGACGTGCTGTTGACCACGCCCTTGATCCACGCCGCCCGCCAGCAGTGGCCGGATGCAGAAATCGACGTGATCGGACTGGCGGGCACTCTGGGCATGCTCCAGGGCAACCCGGACATCCATGCGCTCATCACCACCCAGCCGTCCAAAGGCTGGCGCGATACCCTGGCCGTGCTAAAAACCATCTGGAAGCGCTACGACCTGGCCCTGGTAACCCAGCCCAGCGACCGCGCCCACCTGATCGGCTGGGCCGCCAGCCGCCAGCACCGCAGTGGCATCATCCCCGCCCACAATTCCAGCAACTGGTGGAAAAAACGAATCCTGGGCCACGTGGTGGTCAGCGAAGGTGATGCCGGCACCGTCCATGTGGTGGCCGAAAAACTGGCCTTGCTGGCCCCGTGGTGCCGGCCCGATCTGCAGGCGGCACAGGTGCTGCCACCGCCCGCCCAGGCGTTGCCGCCCGCACTGGATGCCGTGATCCTCCCCAGCGCCATCGTGGTGCACGCGCCTTCGATGTGGCCTTACAAGCAATGGCCGGTCGCGCACTTTCGGGAGTTGCTGGAGCGTCTGGTCGCCGAAGGCCATCAGATTGTGCTGACCGGCAGTGCAGGTCCCGCCGACCAGGCCTGCATCGAGCAGTTGCGCGGAATCGCACCGTCACCCCAACTGGTGGACACCAGCGGCCAGCTCAATTTCAACCAGTTGGTCAGCCTGTTTCGGCGTGCCAGCTTGTATATCGGCCCCGACACGTCGGTGACCCACCTGGCCGCCGCCTCGGGTATCCGCGTACTGGCGCTGTTCGGCCCCACCAACCCGGTGCGCTGGGGCCCCTGGCCCAGTGCGCCGCGCATCACGCAGTCGTATGTGGGCCGCGCAGAAAGGCAAACCGTGCATAGCATCACCTTGCTGCAAAGCACCCTGCCCTGCGTGCCCTGCAGCAAAGCCGGATGCGAAGACCACACCCTGAGCCGCAGCGATTGCTTGCTGGGGATGCCTGCCGAACGTGTGCTCCGAGCAGTCCGGACTGCTAGCTTAGAAACGCGGTCGTAA